Within the Magnetospirillum sp. genome, the region ATGGGTGTCGCCAAGGCGGCCCTTGAAGCGTCGGTGCGCTATTTGGCAGCCGATCTCGGCCCCCGCAATGTGCGCGTCAACGCGATTTCCGCCGGCCCCATCAAGACGCTGGCGGCCTCCGGGATTGGCGATTTCCGCTACATTCTCAAATGGAACGAGCTCAACGCGCCGATGCGCCGCACCGTCACGATCGACGAGGTCGGCAATTCGGGCGTGTATCTGCTCTCCGACCTCGGTGCCGGTGTGACGGGCGAAACGCTGCACGTCGACAACGGCTACCATGTGGTCGGCATGATGGCGACGGAGTCGGCCGGCGAAATCGCCGAGCTCCTGTCCAGCTTCAAGAACAAGGGCGGATGAGCGCCAACGCGTTCGGAACGCTCTTCCGCTTCTCCACTTGGGGGGAGAGCCACGGACCGGCCATCGGCGCTGTCGTGGACGGCGTGCCGCCGCGTCTGCCGCTCAGCGCGGCCGACATCCAAAGCTATCTCGATCTGCGCAAGCCCGGCACGTCGCGCTTCGTGACCCAACGCCGCGAGCCCGACCAGGTCGAAATCCTGTCGGGCGTGTTCGAGGGGCTCACGACCGGCACGCCGATTTCGCTGCTGATCCGCAACGAGGACCAGCGCTCCAAAGACTATTCCGAGATCGCCGAGACCTTCCGCCCCGGCCATGCCGACTACACTTACTGGGCCAAATACGGCATTCGCGACTATCGCGGCGGCGGGCGTTCGTCGGCGCGCGAAACCGCAAGCCGTGTCGCCGCAGGGGCCATCGCGCGGCTGATCTTGGGCAAGCAGATCGTGCTGCGCGGTGCGGTCGTGCAGATCGGCTCGCACAAGATCGACCGCCGCAATTGGGACTGGGCGCAGACCACACAGAACCCGTTCTGGTGCCCCGATGCCGCCGCCGCCCAAGCCTGGGA harbors:
- the aroC gene encoding chorismate synthase, whose translation is MSANAFGTLFRFSTWGESHGPAIGAVVDGVPPRLPLSAADIQSYLDLRKPGTSRFVTQRREPDQVEILSGVFEGLTTGTPISLLIRNEDQRSKDYSEIAETFRPGHADYTYWAKYGIRDYRGGGRSSARETASRVAAGAIARLILGKQIVLRGAVVQIGSHKIDRRNWDWAQTTQNPFWCPDAAAAQAWEGVLDATRKSGSSIGAVIEIVAEGVPPGWGAPLYGKLDSDLAAALMGINAVKGVEIGDGFAAAELSGEENADEMRAGNDGPIFLSNHAGGILGGISTGQAIVARFAVKPTSSILSARRTITTKGLDTEISTKGRHDPCVGLRAVPVGEAMVACVLADHKLRHRGQVGP